The following are from one region of the Actinoplanes sp. L3-i22 genome:
- a CDS encoding MurR/RpiR family transcriptional regulator: MNDGVVRAAERVLDLFQGARLTPTQRRIAHSLVEHAAKAAYLSAAEVAELAGVSQPSVTRFAMALGYSGYPALRRELRALASDSPGEAAGENSMQRAVLAEGEHLRRLAEELQRPDDVRKAASLLADSRPLPVLGLRAAAPLAAYFGYFAAKVFPDVRVLDSGGTGLQDRLDQARAAGAGAMLAIVLPRYPRESVEAVREAKAAGFSVVAITDSAVSPVADDADVVLPAAVGTRLVFDLHTGPMAMAMVLLEAMCDAAPEPVQRRLEEFEASAARRNIFTA; this comes from the coding sequence GTGAATGACGGAGTGGTCAGGGCGGCGGAGCGGGTGCTCGACCTGTTTCAAGGGGCCCGGCTCACCCCCACGCAGCGGCGGATCGCGCACAGCCTGGTCGAGCACGCGGCCAAGGCGGCCTATCTGTCCGCCGCCGAGGTCGCCGAGCTGGCCGGGGTGAGTCAGCCGTCGGTCACCCGGTTCGCGATGGCGCTGGGGTATTCCGGATATCCGGCGCTGCGGCGGGAGCTGCGGGCGCTGGCCTCCGACTCGCCCGGCGAGGCGGCCGGGGAGAACTCCATGCAGCGGGCGGTGCTGGCCGAGGGGGAGCATCTGCGGCGGCTGGCCGAGGAACTGCAACGGCCTGACGACGTACGGAAGGCTGCCTCGCTCCTTGCCGACAGCAGACCGTTACCGGTGCTGGGGCTCAGGGCGGCAGCGCCGCTCGCGGCGTATTTCGGGTATTTCGCGGCGAAGGTCTTTCCGGACGTGCGGGTCCTGGACAGTGGCGGGACCGGGCTGCAGGACCGGCTGGATCAGGCCCGCGCCGCCGGTGCCGGTGCGATGCTGGCGATCGTGTTGCCACGCTATCCGCGCGAGTCGGTCGAGGCGGTCCGGGAGGCGAAGGCCGCCGGCTTCTCGGTGGTCGCGATCACCGACTCGGCGGTGAGCCCGGTGGCCGACGACGCCGACGTGGTGCTGCCCGCCGCGGTCGGCACACGGCTGGTGTTCGACCTGCACACCGGGCCGATGGCGATGGCGATGGTGCTGCTCGAGGCGATGTGTGACGCCGCGCCCGAGCCGGTGCAGCGTCGCCTGGAGGAGTTCGAGGCGTCGGCCGCTCGACGGAACATTTTCACGGCGTGA
- a CDS encoding ester cyclase, which produces MNSDLLRAAFEAFNAGDADRCVAFTTPDLIMNLAELPEPRHGQQAWREGFEMMRHAFPDLRAQIEDIVAADDRVALRLRFRGTHSGEFLGIPPTGNHIEYVSHEFYRIAGGLIAEEWICSDTATLFRQLGVA; this is translated from the coding sequence ATGAACTCCGATCTGTTGCGTGCCGCGTTCGAGGCGTTCAATGCCGGCGACGCGGACCGGTGCGTGGCCTTCACCACCCCGGACCTGATCATGAATCTGGCCGAGCTGCCGGAGCCCCGGCACGGTCAGCAGGCGTGGCGGGAGGGCTTCGAGATGATGCGGCACGCCTTCCCGGACCTGCGGGCGCAGATCGAGGACATCGTGGCCGCCGACGACCGGGTCGCCCTCCGGCTGCGGTTCCGCGGCACCCACTCCGGCGAGTTCCTGGGCATCCCACCGACCGGGAACCACATCGAGTACGTCAGCCACGAGTTCTACCGGATCGCCGGCGGGCTCATCGCCGAGGAGTGGATCTGTTCCGACACGGCCACCCTGTTCCGCCAGCTCGGCGTGGCCTAG
- a CDS encoding MerR family transcriptional regulator, whose amino-acid sequence MRIGELAELVGISTRAIRHYHRVGLLAEPARRGNGYRDYTLRDAVALARVRRLVELGLSLAEVGEVLAGDADRDLAEILRELDADLAGQEADIRRRRARLAQLLRQADDGLPAEQAPVSPGLATLFSSMAAAGGPGPEPAMAVRDREVMAMLETVSGAHGADWLDKLAEGMADDPGAVEQAHAVYALLDELAGAAADDPRVETAARQILASIPEPARRAIRIPDGAFEETGDGFAAAFYADFAPAQAAAIRLALTLMKRSDPAADPENEQESTP is encoded by the coding sequence ATGCGGATCGGAGAACTCGCCGAGCTGGTCGGGATCAGCACCCGGGCCATCCGGCACTACCACCGGGTCGGCCTGCTGGCCGAGCCCGCCCGCCGGGGGAACGGCTACCGGGACTACACGCTGCGGGACGCCGTCGCCCTGGCCCGGGTCCGCCGCCTCGTCGAGTTGGGGCTGAGCCTGGCCGAGGTCGGCGAGGTGCTGGCCGGTGACGCCGACCGGGACCTGGCCGAGATCCTCCGCGAGCTCGACGCCGATCTGGCCGGCCAGGAGGCGGACATCCGCCGGCGCCGGGCCCGGCTGGCGCAGCTGCTCCGGCAGGCGGACGACGGCCTGCCCGCCGAGCAGGCCCCGGTCTCGCCCGGGCTGGCCACGCTCTTCAGCAGCATGGCCGCGGCCGGTGGCCCCGGGCCGGAGCCGGCGATGGCGGTGCGGGACCGCGAGGTGATGGCGATGCTGGAGACCGTATCGGGCGCGCACGGCGCCGACTGGCTCGACAAACTCGCCGAGGGCATGGCCGACGACCCGGGGGCGGTCGAGCAGGCGCACGCGGTCTACGCGCTCCTCGACGAGCTGGCCGGCGCGGCTGCCGACGATCCGCGGGTGGAGACGGCCGCCCGGCAGATCCTGGCGTCCATCCCGGAGCCGGCCCGGCGGGCGATCCGGATCCCGGACGGCGCGTTCGAGGAGACGGGCGACGGCTTCGCCGCGGCCTTCTACGCGGACTTCGCCCCGGCCCAGGCGGCCGCCATCCGGCTCGCCCTCACGCTGATGAAGCGGTCGGACCCGGCCGCCGACCCGGAGAACGAACAGGAGAGCACACCATGA
- a CDS encoding ABC transporter ATP-binding protein, with product MIEVDGLVKRFGATTAVDGLSFEVRAGRVTGFLGPNGAGKSTTMRMILGLDRPSAGRATVGGRPYREHPAPLTVVGALLEGRAVHRGRTAREHLLGLARTHGIPPGRVDAVLAEAGIGAVARRRAGGFSLGMGQRLGIAAALLGDPAVVILDEPVNGLDPDGVLWIRTLLRRLAGEGRTVLVSSHLMSEMAVTADHLLVIGHGRLLADTGLDDLLRQSTCLVRSPDAAGLREVLAARGATVTARDAGLLEVAGLEPEEIGAAAAEHRLTVYELTPLKTSLEQAYMELVRS from the coding sequence ATGATTGAAGTCGACGGATTGGTGAAGCGATTCGGGGCGACGACCGCGGTCGACGGGTTGTCGTTCGAGGTACGGGCCGGCCGGGTGACCGGGTTTCTCGGGCCGAACGGGGCCGGCAAGTCGACCACCATGCGGATGATCCTGGGACTGGACCGGCCGAGCGCGGGGCGCGCGACCGTCGGCGGGCGGCCGTACCGGGAGCATCCGGCGCCGCTCACCGTGGTCGGAGCGCTGCTGGAGGGTAGGGCCGTGCATCGGGGGCGCACGGCCCGGGAGCACCTCCTCGGGCTGGCCCGCACGCACGGGATCCCGCCGGGCCGGGTGGACGCGGTGCTGGCCGAGGCCGGGATCGGCGCGGTGGCCCGCCGGCGGGCCGGCGGCTTCTCGCTCGGGATGGGGCAGCGGCTCGGGATCGCGGCGGCGCTGCTCGGCGATCCGGCCGTGGTGATCCTCGACGAGCCGGTGAACGGGCTGGACCCGGACGGCGTGCTGTGGATCCGGACGCTGTTGCGGCGGCTGGCCGGCGAGGGTCGCACCGTCCTGGTCTCCAGTCACCTGATGAGCGAGATGGCGGTGACCGCCGACCACCTGCTGGTGATCGGGCACGGGCGCCTGCTCGCCGACACCGGCCTCGACGACCTGCTGCGGCAGTCCACCTGCCTGGTGCGGTCGCCGGACGCGGCCGGGCTGCGCGAGGTGCTCGCCGCCCGCGGCGCGACGGTGACCGCGCGGGATGCCGGGCTGCTGGAGGTGGCCGGGCTCGAACCCGAGGAGATCGGGGCCGCGGCGGCCGAGCACCGGCTCACGGTGTACGAGCTGACCCCGCTCAAGACGTCGCTGGAGCAGGCGTACATGGAGCTGGTGCGGTCATGA
- a CDS encoding sensor histidine kinase, with product MRPRAVAAGIAALAALACGIILTGRTGATVTATGPADWVAVVLLPVPLIWRRPAPVLVFALVTGAYWATQAAGLQNPGALLVPLLALHSLARHRPARYVWVAAALTVLPGLGAREDWVAVAAVAALIVAVALVGISQRTRAAYLVELEDRARRLEIERDQRARLAVAEERARIAREMHDVVAHHIAVMIALSDGAAATAPGDPARAAGVMGQASAVGREAMGEMRKLVGLLNDFSGTPVAHAPQPGLDDLDALIDRVRAAGLEVTLIREGTPSGGSPGAALAVYRVVQEALTNALKHAGPNATVEVTVRHQPPYTEISVTDNGTGRDAAPDGHGLAGMRERVAPYDGHVEAGPRSGNGWRVHATLRLR from the coding sequence ATGAGACCGCGCGCGGTGGCCGCCGGGATCGCCGCGCTGGCGGCCCTGGCCTGCGGAATCATCCTGACCGGCCGGACCGGGGCGACGGTCACCGCGACCGGCCCGGCGGACTGGGTCGCGGTGGTGCTGCTGCCGGTCCCGCTGATCTGGCGGCGGCCCGCCCCGGTGCTGGTCTTCGCCCTGGTCACCGGTGCCTACTGGGCGACCCAGGCGGCCGGGCTGCAGAATCCGGGCGCGCTGCTGGTGCCGTTGCTGGCGTTGCACTCGCTGGCCCGGCACCGGCCGGCCCGCTACGTCTGGGTGGCCGCGGCGCTCACCGTGCTGCCCGGGCTCGGCGCTCGCGAGGACTGGGTCGCGGTCGCGGCGGTGGCCGCGCTGATCGTGGCGGTCGCGCTGGTCGGGATCAGTCAGCGGACCCGGGCGGCGTACCTCGTGGAGCTGGAGGACCGGGCCCGGCGGCTGGAGATCGAGCGGGATCAGCGGGCGCGGCTCGCGGTGGCCGAGGAACGCGCGCGGATCGCCCGGGAGATGCACGACGTGGTGGCGCACCACATCGCGGTGATGATCGCGCTGTCCGACGGCGCGGCCGCGACCGCGCCCGGCGATCCGGCGCGGGCGGCCGGCGTGATGGGCCAGGCTTCGGCGGTCGGCCGGGAGGCGATGGGCGAGATGCGCAAGCTCGTCGGACTATTGAACGACTTCTCTGGTACGCCGGTAGCCCACGCCCCGCAGCCCGGCCTCGACGACCTCGACGCCCTGATCGACCGGGTCCGCGCCGCCGGCCTCGAGGTCACCCTGATCCGCGAGGGCACGCCCAGCGGCGGGAGCCCCGGCGCCGCCCTGGCCGTCTACCGGGTCGTCCAGGAGGCCCTGACCAACGCCCTCAAGCACGCCGGCCCGAACGCCACCGTCGAGGTCACCGTGCGCCACCAACCGCCATATACCGAAATTTCGGTCACGGACAACGGCACCGGACGCGACGCGGCCCCGGACGGCCACGGGCTGGCCGGCATGCGGGAACGGGTCGCTCCCTACGACGGCCACGTCGAAGCCGGTCCGAGATCCGGAAACGGCTGGCGGGTCCACGCGACCCTGAGGCTCCGATGA
- a CDS encoding response regulator transcription factor, with protein MTVTVLLVDDQPLLSLGFRLVLEAQPDITVVGEAGDGAQAIRMTRALRPDVVLMDVRMPVLDGIEATRRIVADGNPARILVLTTFDLDEYVYAALRAGASGFLLKDVPPADLISAIHAVAGGHAAVAPAVTRRLLDAFVPHLPVTGPTSPKTDRLTEREREVLVLVGRGRSNGEIADELHLSEATVKAHVGRLLGKLELRDRVQIVVYAHENRLV; from the coding sequence ATGACCGTCACCGTGCTGCTGGTCGACGACCAGCCGCTGCTCTCGCTCGGCTTCCGCCTGGTGCTGGAGGCGCAGCCGGACATCACCGTGGTCGGCGAGGCCGGCGACGGCGCGCAGGCGATCCGGATGACCCGGGCGCTCCGGCCGGACGTGGTGCTGATGGACGTACGGATGCCGGTCCTGGACGGCATCGAGGCGACCCGGCGGATCGTCGCGGACGGCAACCCGGCCCGGATCCTGGTGCTGACCACGTTCGACCTGGACGAATACGTCTACGCCGCGCTGCGGGCCGGAGCCAGCGGGTTCCTGCTCAAGGACGTGCCCCCGGCCGACCTGATCAGCGCGATCCACGCGGTCGCCGGTGGGCACGCGGCCGTCGCCCCGGCGGTCACCCGGCGACTTCTGGACGCGTTCGTGCCACACCTGCCCGTCACCGGGCCGACGTCGCCGAAGACGGACCGGCTCACCGAACGGGAACGCGAGGTTCTCGTCCTGGTGGGCCGGGGCCGCTCGAACGGCGAGATCGCCGACGAGCTGCACCTGTCCGAGGCGACCGTGAAGGCGCACGTCGGACGACTGCTCGGCAAGCTCGAGTTGCGTGACCGGGTGCAGATCGTCGTTTACGCCCACGAGAACCGGCTGGTCTAG
- a CDS encoding Asp23/Gls24 family envelope stress response protein: MTEPTGATPASGSTTVSGEVVEKIAAAAARTVPGVSDLGGDVSRFFNSVLDKVGLDTVGDASRGVSAEVKDGTVTVNVVVVLAAGTVVAEVTSAVQEKVTEAVQSYGLRVLAVNVNVDDIAIG, encoded by the coding sequence ATGACCGAACCCACTGGCGCCACCCCGGCGAGCGGAAGCACCACTGTCTCGGGCGAGGTGGTGGAGAAGATCGCCGCCGCCGCGGCGCGCACCGTCCCCGGCGTCTCGGATCTGGGCGGCGACGTCTCGCGCTTCTTCAACAGCGTGCTCGACAAGGTCGGCCTGGACACCGTCGGCGACGCGAGCCGGGGCGTCTCGGCCGAGGTCAAGGACGGCACGGTGACCGTCAACGTGGTGGTCGTCCTGGCCGCCGGCACCGTGGTCGCCGAGGTGACCAGCGCCGTTCAGGAGAAGGTGACCGAGGCGGTGCAGAGCTACGGCCTGCGCGTCCTCGCCGTCAACGTGAACGTGGACGACATCGCGATCGGCTAG
- a CDS encoding S-adenosylmethionine decarboxylase family protein, which translates to MDNDHYGDELTLRLSGIADITALDDDRALTTFMRELVARIGMTVIAGPMVATEDGPPERAGKSAVVILAESHAAIHTYPHLREIFVNVFSCKPFHEADVLAEFRRLVGDYRISEHLLRRRGEEWPRDLASAEQLWSDHRAALSSVHD; encoded by the coding sequence ATGGACAATGACCACTACGGCGACGAGTTGACCTTGCGGTTGTCCGGGATCGCCGACATCACCGCGCTCGACGACGATCGGGCCTTGACAACCTTCATGCGCGAGCTGGTGGCGCGGATCGGGATGACCGTCATCGCCGGCCCGATGGTCGCCACCGAGGACGGCCCGCCGGAGCGGGCCGGCAAGTCGGCCGTGGTCATCCTGGCCGAGTCGCACGCCGCCATCCACACCTACCCGCACCTGCGGGAGATCTTCGTCAACGTCTTCTCCTGCAAGCCGTTCCACGAGGCCGACGTGCTCGCCGAGTTCCGCCGGCTGGTCGGCGACTACCGGATCAGCGAGCACCTCCTGCGCCGCCGCGGCGAGGAGTGGCCGCGCGACCTCGCCTCGGCGGAGCAGCTCTGGAGCGACCATCGGGCCGCACTATCGTCGGTGCATGACTGA
- the bcp gene encoding thioredoxin-dependent thiol peroxidase, whose product MTDIVRLSAGDAAPDFSLPTDNGDRLTLKDLRGRKVVLYAYPAAMTPGCTKQACDFRDSLASLQAAGYEVVGISPDKPAKLAKFRERDAITFPLVSDEDKSVLTAYGAFGEKQLYGKTVTGVIRSTFIIDEDGAIEHAFYNVKATGHVAKLRRDLGLD is encoded by the coding sequence ATGACTGACATCGTGCGTCTCAGCGCCGGCGACGCCGCGCCCGACTTCTCGCTCCCCACCGACAACGGCGACCGCCTCACGCTCAAGGACCTGCGCGGACGCAAGGTCGTGCTGTATGCGTACCCGGCCGCGATGACACCCGGCTGCACCAAGCAGGCCTGTGACTTCCGGGACTCGCTGGCCTCGCTGCAGGCCGCCGGTTACGAGGTGGTCGGCATCTCGCCCGACAAGCCGGCCAAGCTCGCCAAGTTCCGCGAGCGCGACGCGATCACGTTTCCGCTGGTCAGCGACGAGGACAAGAGCGTCCTGACGGCGTATGGTGCGTTCGGCGAGAAGCAGCTCTACGGCAAGACGGTCACCGGGGTGATCCGTTCGACGTTCATCATCGACGAGGACGGCGCCATCGAGCACGCCTTCTACAACGTCAAGGCCACCGGTCACGTCGCCAAGCTGCGCCGCGACCTCGGCCTGGACTGA
- a CDS encoding expansin EXLX1 family cellulose-binding protein: protein MSAHRRPFPTRWLAAGGAAVLAGIIGVALLLQSGGSACAAPPSTSTKTGKATFYDLGGTSGNCSFEVPADDLYVALGPDQYADGASCGAYLDVTGPKGSVRVKVFDSCPECDTGHLDLSRTAFKKIGSEVAGIISIKYKLVTNPSVPGPVTVRIKEGASQYWFAARIDNHANLLKSVQVAGPGGSFKSAYRTDYNYWLIDSGAGSGPYKLKLTDVYGNTTTVSGIAMKPGVVQKTSTSVSGRSSTVKSAAKTSSSPAAKKSSPATPASVPPSASSVAPLPESAAAVPGTTEDALLNLAGNPEPASCG from the coding sequence GTGAGTGCTCATCGACGACCGTTCCCGACCCGTTGGCTCGCCGCCGGCGGCGCCGCCGTTCTCGCCGGCATCATCGGCGTGGCGCTGCTGCTGCAGTCCGGCGGGTCGGCGTGTGCCGCGCCGCCGAGCACGAGCACGAAGACCGGCAAGGCGACCTTCTACGACCTGGGCGGCACGTCCGGCAACTGCTCGTTCGAGGTGCCGGCCGACGATCTCTACGTGGCGCTCGGCCCGGACCAGTACGCCGACGGCGCCTCCTGCGGCGCGTATCTCGACGTCACCGGCCCGAAGGGCTCGGTCCGGGTCAAGGTCTTCGACTCCTGCCCGGAGTGCGACACCGGGCACCTGGACCTGAGCCGGACCGCGTTCAAGAAGATCGGCAGCGAGGTCGCCGGCATCATCTCGATCAAGTACAAGCTGGTCACGAACCCCTCGGTGCCCGGCCCGGTCACCGTCCGGATCAAGGAGGGCGCGTCGCAGTACTGGTTCGCGGCGCGCATCGACAACCACGCCAACCTGCTGAAATCGGTCCAGGTGGCCGGTCCGGGCGGCTCGTTCAAGTCCGCGTACCGGACCGACTACAACTACTGGCTGATCGACAGCGGCGCCGGCTCCGGTCCGTACAAGCTGAAACTCACCGACGTCTACGGCAACACGACGACGGTGTCCGGCATCGCGATGAAGCCGGGCGTCGTGCAGAAGACGTCCACGTCGGTGTCCGGCCGCTCCAGCACCGTCAAGTCCGCGGCCAAGACTTCGTCGTCCCCGGCGGCGAAGAAATCGTCACCCGCCACGCCCGCCTCCGTTCCCCCCTCGGCGTCCTCGGTGGCCCCGCTGCCCGAATCGGCTGCGGCCGTTCCGGGCACCACCGAGGACGCCCTCCTCAACCTGGCCGGCAACCCTGAACCGGCCAGCTGCGGCTAG
- a CDS encoding MOSC domain-containing protein produces the protein MRIAELHTYPVKGCHRLDHATAVVEPWGLRDDRRWMIVNVDGVGITQRDAPLLTQLRVRPRPGGLLLSAPGLSDLDLDEPADGPKVAIRVFRNKPEIPGRVAESAWVSAFLGRDVRLVWQSDPTSRTIEERAAPDDRVSFADGYPVLLANTASLDAVNDWLTEGGDEPVPMHRFRPNLVVDGAPAWAEDGWLGGRLRIGGMTFRVAKHCARCRVTTIDQETGESGRQPLHVLGKHRRIDGGLMFAVNLIPDLAAGDTGVLRLGDTVTPLE, from the coding sequence ATGCGGATCGCCGAACTGCACACGTATCCGGTCAAGGGTTGCCACCGCCTGGACCACGCCACCGCCGTGGTCGAGCCCTGGGGTCTCCGCGACGATCGCCGCTGGATGATCGTGAACGTCGATGGGGTGGGCATCACCCAGCGGGACGCTCCGCTGCTGACCCAGTTGCGGGTCCGGCCGCGCCCCGGGGGTCTGCTGCTGTCCGCCCCGGGTCTGTCCGATCTTGATCTGGACGAGCCGGCCGACGGCCCGAAGGTCGCGATCCGGGTGTTCCGCAACAAGCCGGAGATTCCCGGCCGGGTCGCGGAGTCGGCCTGGGTCAGCGCGTTCCTCGGCCGGGACGTGCGGCTGGTCTGGCAGTCGGATCCGACGAGCCGGACCATCGAGGAGCGCGCGGCGCCGGACGACCGGGTCAGCTTCGCCGACGGCTACCCGGTGCTGCTGGCGAACACCGCCTCGCTGGACGCGGTCAACGACTGGCTGACCGAGGGCGGCGACGAACCGGTCCCGATGCACCGCTTCCGGCCGAACCTGGTGGTCGACGGCGCACCGGCCTGGGCCGAGGACGGCTGGCTGGGCGGGCGGCTGCGGATCGGCGGGATGACGTTCCGGGTCGCCAAGCACTGCGCCCGGTGCCGGGTGACCACGATCGATCAGGAGACCGGGGAGTCCGGGCGGCAGCCGCTGCACGTCCTGGGCAAGCATCGCCGGATCGACGGCGGCCTGATGTTCGCGGTGAACCTGATCCCGGACCTCGCCGCCGGTGACACCGGAGTGTTGCGGCTCGGCGACACGGTGACACCGTTGGAGTGA
- a CDS encoding HAD family hydrolase codes for MLLLLDLDNTLIDRDAAFRAAGAELLATHRLPAADLEWLMTVDASGYTPRAEVASALLERYPEVVPAGDVHRFLDHGAADRVSLASPVRSALAAARAAGCASVIVTNGLVAQQTAKIRNSGLDEVVDGWVISEAVGCKKPSPEIFHAAAAVAGLPLADAWMIGDSAHADIGGAHAAGLPSTWISLGRTWTEAAYHPTRIETDVAAAIRR; via the coding sequence ATGCTCCTGCTCCTGGACCTCGACAACACCCTGATCGATCGGGACGCCGCGTTCCGCGCCGCGGGGGCGGAGCTCCTCGCCACGCACCGGCTGCCCGCGGCCGACCTCGAGTGGCTGATGACGGTCGACGCGAGCGGGTACACGCCGCGGGCCGAGGTGGCCTCGGCGCTGCTCGAACGGTATCCGGAGGTGGTGCCGGCCGGGGACGTGCACCGCTTCCTCGACCATGGTGCCGCCGATCGGGTTTCCCTGGCCTCACCGGTCCGGAGCGCGCTGGCCGCGGCCCGCGCGGCCGGGTGTGCCTCGGTGATCGTCACCAACGGACTGGTCGCCCAGCAGACCGCGAAGATCCGGAACAGCGGCCTCGACGAGGTGGTCGACGGCTGGGTGATCTCCGAGGCGGTCGGCTGCAAGAAGCCGTCCCCGGAGATCTTCCACGCCGCGGCGGCGGTCGCGGGGCTGCCCCTCGCCGACGCCTGGATGATCGGCGACTCGGCCCACGCGGACATCGGCGGCGCGCACGCGGCGGGCCTGCCCAGCACGTGGATCTCCCTGGGCCGGACGTGGACCGAGGCCGCCTACCACCCCACCCGCATCGAGACCGACGTCGCCGCCGCGATCCGCCGGTGA
- a CDS encoding thioredoxin domain-containing protein, with protein MSKGSRDRAELARRIVQQQKAADKRRTITLWTSVAVVVVLVIAGFIGYATLSKQNSDSTGALVTPSVAVDDGTAFAVGSGPVTVDVYEDFMCPICNHFEQQSGATLKTYRTANKITLRYHPVSILDRASNGTEYSTRSAGAAAAAAEEGKFTELHDVLYANQPAENSDGLSNAKIIELAKSVGLTSDKFASAVNAGTYKAWATKVTETFSSRGYTGTPTIVINGTQLVGPNDTLPTDALLIQTLDKAAG; from the coding sequence TTGAGCAAGGGAAGTCGCGATCGGGCGGAGCTGGCCCGCCGGATCGTCCAGCAGCAGAAGGCCGCGGACAAGCGCCGCACGATCACCCTGTGGACGTCGGTGGCGGTGGTCGTGGTGCTGGTGATCGCCGGCTTCATCGGCTACGCCACGCTGTCCAAGCAAAACAGCGACAGCACCGGGGCGCTGGTCACGCCGAGTGTGGCGGTCGACGACGGCACCGCGTTCGCGGTCGGCTCCGGGCCGGTCACCGTCGATGTGTACGAGGACTTCATGTGCCCGATCTGCAACCATTTCGAGCAGCAGAGCGGTGCCACCCTCAAGACGTACCGCACCGCCAACAAGATCACCCTGCGGTACCACCCGGTGTCGATCCTGGACCGCGCCTCGAACGGGACGGAGTATTCGACCCGCTCGGCCGGGGCCGCCGCGGCCGCCGCCGAGGAGGGCAAGTTCACCGAGCTGCACGACGTGCTCTACGCCAACCAGCCCGCGGAGAACAGCGACGGGCTCAGCAACGCCAAGATCATCGAGCTGGCGAAGTCGGTCGGGTTGACCAGTGACAAGTTCGCGAGCGCGGTCAACGCTGGTACTTACAAGGCATGGGCGACGAAGGTGACCGAGACGTTCTCCTCGCGCGGCTACACCGGCACCCCGACCATCGTGATCAACGGAACCCAGCTGGTCGGGCCGAACGACACCCTGCCCACCGACGCGCTGCTGATCCAGACGCTCGACAAGGCGGCCGGGTGA
- a CDS encoding MauE/DoxX family redox-associated membrane protein: METTARPAVWPWISTLARLGLAAVWLIAGATKVGDLAESARAVKAYQLMSYDVARVVGGVQPFLEIALGLLLLIGLSTRLTAGISAVLLVIFIAGISWAIYKGLRIDCGCFSSGGELGAGRDTQYGLDILRDLGFLALSGILLWRPRSRFSIDGALMGESS, from the coding sequence ATGGAAACCACTGCGCGGCCGGCGGTCTGGCCGTGGATCTCCACGCTGGCCCGGCTCGGCCTGGCCGCCGTCTGGCTGATCGCGGGCGCCACCAAGGTCGGTGACCTGGCCGAGTCCGCCCGCGCGGTGAAGGCGTACCAGCTGATGTCGTACGACGTGGCCCGGGTCGTCGGCGGGGTCCAGCCGTTCCTGGAGATCGCGCTCGGTCTCCTGCTGCTGATCGGCCTGTCCACCCGGCTGACCGCGGGGATCTCCGCCGTGCTCCTGGTGATCTTCATCGCCGGGATCAGCTGGGCGATCTACAAGGGCCTGCGCATCGACTGCGGATGTTTCAGCTCCGGCGGCGAGCTGGGCGCCGGCCGCGACACGCAGTACGGGCTGGACATCCTGCGTGACCTCGGTTTCCTGGCACTCTCCGGGATCCTGTTGTGGAGACCGCGATCCCGGTTCTCGATCGATGGCGCGCTGATGGGGGAGTCGTCTTGA
- a CDS encoding sigma-70 family RNA polymerase sigma factor, producing MTAGEQETDETTALALAARDGDPVAQAGFVRATQTEVWRFTAALVDPGAADDLTQETYLRAFRALDTFEGRSTVRTWLLGIARRTCADHLRAVIRRRKLDVRLAAQAATEGPMPDPAHRLSSADLLSRLSDERRTAFVLTQVLGLSYAEAAEVEDVPVGTIRSRVARARDELITAVSKAQAS from the coding sequence GTGACGGCTGGTGAGCAGGAGACGGACGAGACCACCGCGCTGGCACTGGCCGCCCGCGACGGCGACCCGGTCGCGCAGGCCGGGTTCGTGCGCGCCACCCAGACCGAGGTGTGGCGGTTCACCGCCGCACTGGTCGATCCGGGCGCCGCGGACGATCTCACCCAGGAAACGTACCTCCGTGCGTTCCGCGCGCTGGACACCTTCGAGGGGCGTTCGACGGTACGGACGTGGCTGCTCGGCATCGCCCGCCGCACCTGCGCCGATCACCTGCGGGCCGTGATCCGGCGGCGGAAGCTGGACGTCCGGCTCGCCGCGCAGGCCGCCACCGAGGGTCCGATGCCGGACCCGGCGCACCGGTTGAGCAGCGCGGACCTGCTGAGCCGGCTCAGTGACGAGCGGCGGACGGCGTTCGTGCTGACCCAGGTGCTCGGGTTGTCATACGCGGAGGCCGCCGAGGTCGAGGACGTGCCGGTCGGGACGATCCGGTCCCGGGTCGCCCGGGCCCGCGACGAGTTGATCACAGCTGTGTCGAAGGCCCAGGCGAGCTGA